The Gordonibacter urolithinfaciens genome contains a region encoding:
- a CDS encoding 4Fe-4S binding protein, with amino-acid sequence MKTRSKALRIVVATALLVAAVGAAHVGGGAAIGTLCVLCPVGFAQIAAASGSIPWQLLPGVLAVLLIVFLVGRAFCAWACPSQLLKNVFGGHAPRGLRGRRGEDRAPAPSQASEEAGKAAGCSACAGAGPGIKTQGAVLAVLLLVSFVVKFPVFCLLCPIGLVFGTLWALNRVFVLLQPGWELVVFPLMLLAELFLFKRWCSAICPLGFFFGLVGKLRARLGFGVRPQASCATCVSSEGCRTCSTVCPENIDVAHSSTETLESCTFCLDCVENCPTKSISLALGTRKPDAPVSNPVRADEPASAHEPASVGEITSVASGPLEDCDDDLAVR; translated from the coding sequence ATGAAAACGCGTAGCAAGGCTCTCCGCATAGTCGTTGCCACTGCCTTGCTGGTTGCGGCGGTTGGAGCGGCGCATGTTGGCGGGGGCGCGGCAATCGGAACGCTGTGCGTGCTGTGTCCGGTAGGCTTCGCCCAGATAGCTGCCGCATCGGGCAGCATCCCGTGGCAGTTGCTGCCGGGTGTCCTTGCAGTGCTGCTCATCGTGTTTTTGGTGGGACGGGCGTTTTGCGCCTGGGCGTGTCCCTCCCAGCTGCTCAAGAACGTCTTCGGCGGCCACGCGCCGCGCGGTCTGCGCGGGCGCAGGGGCGAAGACCGCGCCCCGGCCCCCTCGCAAGCATCTGAAGAGGCCGGGAAGGCGGCTGGCTGCTCTGCATGCGCCGGGGCAGGGCCCGGCATCAAAACGCAAGGTGCGGTGTTGGCCGTTCTGCTGCTGGTGTCGTTTGTCGTCAAGTTCCCGGTTTTCTGCCTGCTGTGCCCTATCGGGCTTGTATTCGGCACCTTGTGGGCCTTGAACCGCGTGTTCGTGCTGTTGCAGCCGGGTTGGGAGCTTGTCGTGTTCCCGCTCATGTTGCTGGCGGAGCTGTTCTTGTTCAAGCGCTGGTGCTCGGCCATCTGTCCTTTGGGCTTCTTCTTCGGCCTGGTGGGCAAGCTGCGCGCCAGGCTCGGTTTCGGCGTGCGGCCGCAGGCAAGCTGCGCCACCTGCGTTTCAAGCGAGGGATGCCGCACGTGCTCGACCGTGTGCCCGGAGAACATCGACGTGGCCCATTCCTCGACAGAGACGCTCGAGTCATGCACGTTCTGCCTCGACTGCGTGGAGAACTGCCCCACGAAGTCCATCTCCCTCGCGCTCGGCACGCGGAAGCCGGACGCTCCCGTTTCGAACCCTGTCCGAGCCGACGAGCCCGCTTCAGCCCACGAGCCTGCCTCCGTCGGCGAGATAACCTCCGTCGCTTCGGGCCCTCTCGAAGATTGCGACGACGACCTCGCCGTTCGCTAG
- a CDS encoding ABC transporter permease: MRRTQTAKTALSSISRNRLRTALTMLGLVIGVSSVIVLVGIGDGSNRQVEERMKALGGDMVSAYVFKESLDYDDIVALRGLPGLGPVAPSKRVGGDLTAEGRSTKRSMTEASDEHYLPTRNLRLATGRNLSPVDRENRSNVCVIGATTANDLFGTVECLGKTLKIAGVPFVVVGVLEPIGQAMGLNADALALVPFSALPSLGEETKIETVYARPAVKGSVDTAKAALLHFLSGEKGLSAEQFAVVSQDDMLSASNEINQTMTLMLAGIASISLVVAGIGVMNVMLVSVTERTREIGIKKALGARRSDILRQFLMEALLVSLMGGAAGIAAGLAFGMLAESMGMAFSASWGVVAVAVAASTVIGLSFGIFPAYRASRLTPIEALRQE; encoded by the coding sequence GTGCGACGGACGCAAACCGCTAAAACCGCGCTTTCAAGCATCTCCCGCAACCGGCTGCGCACCGCCCTCACCATGTTGGGGCTGGTGATAGGCGTCTCGTCGGTCATCGTGCTGGTTGGCATCGGCGACGGCTCGAACCGGCAGGTGGAGGAGCGCATGAAGGCGCTGGGCGGCGACATGGTGTCGGCCTACGTGTTCAAGGAATCGCTCGACTACGACGACATAGTCGCCCTGCGCGGTTTGCCAGGCCTGGGACCGGTCGCCCCCTCGAAGAGGGTCGGCGGCGACCTGACAGCCGAGGGGCGCTCCACGAAGCGCAGCATGACAGAGGCCTCGGACGAGCACTACCTCCCCACACGCAACCTGCGGCTCGCAACCGGACGCAACCTGTCGCCCGTGGACCGCGAGAACCGCTCCAATGTGTGCGTAATAGGAGCCACCACGGCCAACGACCTGTTCGGGACGGTGGAATGCCTGGGCAAAACGCTCAAAATAGCGGGCGTGCCGTTCGTGGTCGTGGGCGTGCTGGAACCCATCGGCCAAGCCATGGGCCTCAATGCCGACGCTCTTGCGCTCGTGCCCTTCTCGGCCCTCCCGAGCCTGGGAGAGGAAACGAAGATCGAGACCGTGTATGCGCGGCCCGCCGTCAAAGGAAGCGTCGATACGGCAAAGGCGGCTCTGCTCCACTTCCTGTCGGGCGAGAAGGGGCTGTCGGCCGAACAGTTCGCCGTCGTTTCGCAGGACGACATGTTAAGCGCCTCTAACGAGATCAATCAGACCATGACGCTCATGCTGGCCGGCATTGCCAGCATCTCGCTCGTGGTAGCCGGTATCGGCGTGATGAACGTGATGCTGGTGTCGGTGACGGAGCGCACCCGCGAGATAGGCATCAAGAAGGCGCTCGGCGCGCGCCGCTCCGACATCCTGCGGCAGTTCCTGATGGAGGCGTTGCTGGTAAGCCTCATGGGAGGCGCGGCAGGCATCGCGGCTGGGCTTGCGTTCGGCATGCTGGCAGAAAGCATGGGGATGGCATTTTCGGCTTCTTGGGGCGTCGTTGCCGTTGCCGTTGCCGCCAGCACCGTCATCGGGTTGTCGTTCGGCATCTTCCCCGCCTATCGAGCCTCCCGCCTCACGCCCATCGAAGCGCTGCGGCAGGAATGA